Genomic segment of Sebastes umbrosus isolate fSebUmb1 chromosome 22, fSebUmb1.pri, whole genome shotgun sequence:
taacttttttacatactatactatgacatttaaagtactttttattacttttttcgacatactatattatgactaagggccttttatgacatactatactatgacatttaagtagtttttgttatttttttttggacatactatattatatttaagttgtttttatgacatactatactataaggGTGGCGTACAGACAAAACGGAGGCATATTGTTCTACTGGCAAAAATGTTATGTCATTATTAAGAAAAATTCAACAGATTGAACTGAaatccctcctccctccctcctgcagGACTTCGAGCTGTGGTGTGACCTCAGGGAGTTCGAGCAGCGGATGGGCTGCATGTATCTGACGCACCGCGGGGACGAGGAGCGTTGGACACGCTACGCCCAAGAGAGAGGCCTGGACTTCCCATCCCACCTCTGCTTGGACCCCGACATGTGACCTCAGCAAAAAGGTCAGACACTTTGCTAGTTTGTACAGCTGAGATAAAAGAGAGGAGGCATCACGCTCAAAAACATCCTGAATTTGTCAATCAGCAGTGAACCAAATATCTTTGTTGTTACTCATGTCTGCTATTACACATGTAGTATTTACGGAggtaataagaaaaaaacaacacaactgcTGTTTAGTAatataattttccttttttattccaAGTTGaggttttttaaaatgtaactgtGTGAAAGTGAGTTTTTGCAGCATGAGTTGAGGAGGAGAATGGAGCACGTGAAATTAAAATATCGTACATACGGAGGAGCCGACTCGCACTGATTTATCATGACCGACCTGTCAATGGGACCAAAACCCTATTTGCTTTTCGTCACTGACATAGGCCTGCTATGGTCCCACATACAGTATTGATTCTTCTTATTTAGTCCATAACTTTCCTGATGCCCTGTTGTCTCTCACTGCGcgacacctctctctctctctctttgtgtgtcccTACTACAtgacgttaaaaaaaaaaaaaaaaatgcatgtttagATGTTAAATTTAGCTGAAATACATTCAAACTAAATGTGGAGAGAGGTGTGTGGGATCGGTCTTTCTGTCTTCGTTCTAAAGTCCCCATCCAGCCATGGCCCACTCTTCGTCTATATTTACCCACAGTGCTTTGCTATGAGTTGCTCTCTCTGCGCTTTAATATTCCGTGCTTCAAAGTTTCGGTGCTCCCATTCTCCCTCCGCTTGTTCCTGAGCTTTTTAAGATCTTCAGGTTAAATTAACTTAGCTTTGCTAACATTCAGGTTTCACAGTGCTgtggtatttattttttttaacagagtGAGTTTTTTCAGTATTAGACTGGCTTCGTTACATCATAGCACCTGACCTGCTTTGCTCCTCTGCTGACTGAAATGTTCCTACCGTTCGTGTTTTTTTGTATGATTTTAAGGAAGAGGTCAGAGACTCACAAAGACAGCGTTTCTAAACTTCAACATAGCATGCATCTGCACAAATACACAACCAACCAAGCCAACTGACCATCCAGCTTTtttcatcacgttttcttctttaattacccttctacaaaaaaaatatgtcatctgagagagaggagggagagcaggagGCTTTGCTCAAgtcctcttcttctttattcTAACTGACTCTCACCCTCATTACCTCCTTCTGTTTAACGTCTCCTAAAGGCAGGTATGGTATATGTATGCTGCTTACATAATTCAGTGCAATACCCGGCACATTCCTGGCTTTTAAAGGCACTCTGAGGGCCAGTCCAAACACAGCTTCTAAGGTTTGAGCAAAGCCTTCTCCTCTCCCCGTCTCTGGGCAGTGTTTTTTGGGCATGTTGAGAGGGAAGGGGAGAAAGTTAAGATTTGAAAGAGGAAAAACTGATAGTGTAGTGACAGTGGAAGGGGTTTAAATCGCTCTCTCCACATAGGAGAAATAGTAGGAGCTGGGAAGAAGGGataggaggaggtgaagagaagCAGCTTTGTTTATAAGTCGCTCTCTCCGTAGAGGGCGCTGGAGAAGGAGATGTAGTCCAGGGCGCCGGTGGTGCCATCGGATCCGATGTACCTGGTCATGCGGCTGATGCAGTACTCGGCTTGCTCTGGCGGCAGCTCCCTGCGCAGCTCGTCCATTGTGATGTAGTtctggaggggagagagagggaggcagggtGTGATTAGTATTGGACCATCGCACAAAGACCGCTGACTAAATTAATACTTTGGCGCTGATTTTGAAACTAAACCTGCGTTTCCACACAATTCAGATTTTGCAACCTAAATACTTGACATTTTTATTGATAACCAATAGGGATGCACTgttccgactttttcagtcccgataccgagtaccgatctgataccagtgtttaattaataagatgcctcactgtgtggaagtgactgggatcattcttttatgtgtaaggcaacatcaggttgggcctagtggtgaggttgcgcAAGTGTAGTCGggcctagtggtgaggttgcgtAAGTGTAGTCGggcctagtggtgaggttgcacaAGTGTAGTCTggcctagtggtgaggttgcgcAAGTGTAGTCTGGCCTAGTGGTGAGGTTACACAAGTGTAGTTGTgcctagtggtgaggttgcgtAAGTGTAGTCGggcctagtggtgaggttgcgtAAGTGTAGTCGggcctagtggtgaggttgcgtAAGTGTAGTCGGGCCTAGTGGTGAGGTTACACAAGTGTAGTTGTGAGGTTGCGTAAGTGTAGTCTggcctagtggtgaggttgcgtAAGTGTTATCGggcctagtggtgaggttgcgtAAGTGTAGTCTggcctagtggtgaggttgcgtAAGTGTAGTCGggcctagtggtgaggttgcgtAAGTGTAGTCGggcctagtggtgaggttgcgtAAGTGTAGTCGggcctagtggtgaggttgcgtAAGTGTAGTCTggcctagtggtgaggttgcgtAAGTGTAGTCGggcctagtggtgaggttgcgtAAGTGTAGTCGggcctagtggtgaggttgcgcAAGTGTAGTCGggcctagtggtgaggttgcgcAAGTGTAGTCTggcctagtggtgaggttgcgcAAGTGTAGTCGggcctagtggtgaggttgcgcAAGTGTAGTCGggcctagtggtgaggttgcgcAAGTGTAGTCTggcctagtggtgaggttgcacaAGTGTAGTCTggcctagtggtgaggttgcgcAAGTGTAGTCGggcctagtggtgaggttgcgcAAGTGTAGTCTGGCCTAGTGGTGAGGTTACACAAGTGTAGTCGTgcctagtggtgaggttgcgtAAGTGTAGTCTggcctagtggtgaggttgcgtAAGTGTAGTCGggcctagtggtgaggttgcgtAAGTGTGGTCTggcctagtggtgaggttgcgtAAGTGTAGTCGggcctagtggtgaggttgcgtAAGTGTAGTCGggcctagtggtgaggttgcgtAAGTGTAGTCGGGCCTAGTGGTGAGGTTAGGTAAAGGCTAacagctgtatgtgtgtgcttacCTTGTCTGAAGCCAGAATCTTGAAGGAGGCCATGACTTGTTCTGCAGTGTCGGTCTCAGCGGTCTCGCGGGTCATGAAGTCGATAAAGGCCTGGAAGGTCACCACGCCTGTGTTGTTGGGGTCCACCAGGGTCATGATGCGAGCAAATTCAACCTCGCCCTATCAGAGAGAAAAGGATTACTTTATTATACCGTTATACTATGGTtacactatgacgttttttttaaatactaaactagcgctgtattcgaaaccgcctaccagatactactgacgaacgcagtatgtggtacagtatatactgcgttcctcagtagtatgcagtatgaaactGTTGAATCAAACAATAAAAgaagctcttaaagcactggacaaaaaaacaaaactcataCCACTATtgaaatattatcaaaaaatacaacttattgagctttgaattttttttgtttatgaccAATGTTTGTTAATTCTATAAGATACTGCATGGTTTAGTTTTACCTACGCCCACAGGTGATTGTGAAACTTTTCAACACCAAAAAAGTAGAGAActacaggttcctgttaattttataatggacatttgcgtgtatgactttttttccaacatactatattacgtttttgacatactagtctatgactttttaatgattcttttttcgacataccatactgtttttttttagttttttttttacttttttcccaacatatgccatactatgactttttctacgacatttttttcaaaatagtaaaCTATgatttttgggggattttattttcttcaatatactatactgacttttttttcgacataccatactaggacttcttttttttttttttacataattaattcactatgactttttaaaggacttttttttcgacataccatactatgactttctgaatttttcaacatattataccattatgtttttatgacatactatactatgattttttttcttatacaaaattaaaataacatcAACTTTAACAAGTCCAGTTTTACTCAATATTAGAGCAATTTTGTCCTGAAAATGTATATGTTGTACTAACCAGATCGTAACCCATGGAGATGAGGCAGGCACGGAAGTCGTCTGGGTCCATCATGCCGTTTCTCTTCtgcaaaggaaaaacacaattgTGTAACGGATTAgatataaaatgacaaaatccCTGATGCAGCTCCTACAACCAtggtataataatataatgaatatgttttaattaatttaatgagTATCGAGCATTAACTGAAGTCCCATGATCTTgagtttattcattttttttttaaaaacatagtATCCTGCTATTATGCACGCCATTACTGAATACGCCCAATTTACACAAAGGCCACATATAGTTAAAAATTCCTTTTCAATGTCAGTGAACGCCTCACCCTGTCGAAGTGGTTGAAGGAGGCCCTGAACTCGTTGAGCTGTTCCTGGCTGATGCCCTTGGCGTCGCGGGTCAGGATCTGGTTCTCCACCTCGTTGATGGTTCTGGCGATGGTGGTGAGCAGCTGTTCCCAGCCCACACGCACGTGCTGCAGTGGTGGAGGAAATAGAGGTAGAGAAAATGCACTTTAAGCCAAGAAACAAGAGGTTTAGCCTATCGTCACGGCTGCAGCGAAGTCCACCGTACCTCCATGGTGTAGTTGGTGTGCTTGTTGTCGAAGATGAGGGACTCCTGGCTGAGCTGGTGGTCTCCCTCCAGCTTGTCGATGTTGGATTTGTAGTTGATGATGTTCTGCTCGTACTGCTTCAGGCTGTTCATTTGTTCCTCCAGGGAGCCGGCGATGTCCACGGACACGTGGCTGATCTCCTGCATGAGTACAGAGACAGGAAACGGGGAGGAGAATGAGAACGACAAGTCCTGAGACGGAGAAGATTTGATTTGATATCTTCGCGGTCACGAGCAGCacgttaaaatgtatttgttttctaCATGCAATCCTCTTTTATAACaggtgtatataaataaatctatttttatgtaCTGCTCATTAGTTTCTCATCTGTTCAATTCATAAATGAGCAATCATATGTATAAATTGACAATTACAAATTCAAAGGAGCATATCTTTACATAATCCCAATACTGtttatattttactgttttgttaCCTTTTTATACTTGTGTCATCATTGTATTATAAAAAGTCTAATTCTTAAATAAATGCCTTTATTGTATTTTGGCGACTACAGAGATTCTTTTCATCTCACACAAGTTAAACTGCAGTTTCCTTTTCTACCTCTGACGGTCTGTAGTGTTTCAGTAACACCGTACCTCCATCTTGGTTTGAATCCAGGGTCCGATGATGTTGGCCTGGGCGGCAAACTGGCGCCTCAGTCTCTCGTTGGCCTGCTGTCTGGCCACCTCCTCCTGGAGCATTTGGTCTCTGAGGGGAACGAGGTGCTTCACCTGCAGGCGGAGAAATGAAATGCACAGTCGCGAGAATAATTTGACCGATACATTTAGCTGTGAATGACGGCTCTTTCACGCTCAAAACATATAACCAAGATACCAAAAGATGAGTTGTTTGTAAATTACAGCTCAGTTCGTCCAAAAAGAtacatacaactgtttattcacacaaaagtatgttgaacgatagtacacctgTTGTGCATAGTACCAGAAATAAATGATCTATAATATTGATAAATCAGTTATTTCCCTCCAATCCCACATGGTGATTTTtaggtgtgtttgatttgactCACAGTGTCCCACTTAGTGCTGATGTCCTGGGGGGAGAGGTTGGTGTAAGGGTTGATTCCGGACAGCTTGATGCCGTAGGTCTGGGCGATCTTCAGGATCTCGTTGTGGATGCCCATGGTGGCCATGCGCTCCTTGTCGGCCTCGGGCAGAGTGGCCTTGAACTGGTCGTGAGCGGTGATCAGACTCTAAAGACAGATTAGATCATGACTGATTAACATAGAGGCCAGGGAAACATTCTCCAGACCTTCATCTACCAGTGTTTCCCATTTacagaatttattttttctttattctcataatattaccactttttttctcgtaatctcacatttatttatttttcctcaatgtggctataatactccgtcgtagatTACAAATAAGACACATActgaaaatacattaaatatatatagcTGGCTGTACCTGGATCTCCTCAATGCTGTGGACAATGAACATGTCCTGCAGGTCCTCCATGGCTCCGTCCATCCAGTTGTTGAAGGGCGCAGCCCTCTTGGCAAACTCCAGGTACAGCTGGTCAATAGTCTCCCACAGCTTCTCCACACgctacagacacacagagaggtaaGGGTTATTTATACTGGAACTTGTGATCATGTGGCATTTCTTCTGTCACCTGATTGTATTTTGGTATATGAAGAACCCATTTACGACTAACtactatgtaagggataatgtacagccagccggtcattgttgtgaaataaaccgcatcgccctgaaggggtttatttcacaacaatgacccgctagctgtacattatcccacttattacacggctacttacttaagaaatcaataatttgacacaaatatTATCCGctagagtctgacatcagaactgcgcccatagcaacagtctgctataaagaaataacagaccgtagagtattcaacaaagccgtgtaataagctgcCATAATGTTATGTGAGTGTTTCAGGTTGTACCTCCAGTGCGTCCCTCCTCTTCTGGGTGAGGGTGCCCAGGTTGTCCCACTGGTCACAGATGCCCTGGCAGCGGCCGTTGACTGTGGCAGCATCGTGGTAGTCCAGCTCACTGGAGGAGACAACAGCGAAATATACAATAAACTATAAACACAGTACAATTAATCATCTATACCCATAACAAATTGAATAGACTGACAAATGTGGTCAAACTTACATctaatgtatatttataatgtttcaGTTACTTTCCAAAATTAGTCCATTTCATCCATCAGCATGAGTGTTAACTGAAAAATGTAATCCATTACTTGTTACCTCACtgtaattataaaacattatgTCATCAATATAAGGTAAACTCAAACTTTTTCAGGAAAAAGATATCAGGAAATTTACTGCCGAGTTATGAACAAAATACGGCTTCGATACCTGCCACCTATTTAAAGGCTCTGACAAACTATTCCCAAAAGATCTGGAATCATACTACATTAGAATATTTAATGCcattacatgtactgtatttctACCCTATTCTGCCTTTGAGGGGTCATCTGAGAACATTTCTGAGTATATAATATCTGCTTTAGAAGTAATGAACGAGAAGTTATGTGTGGCACGCATACATATTCAGCATTAGGGTTCTGAACATTGCATCAAAGAGATCATATCAAAACTatctgtgagaaaaaaaagcccagAGGAGTGGTGAGGAATAAGGAAATAGTGAGATCAGAGGTTTCTGCTCTTTCATGAACCATCCTTTCATCTTTTTATCCCTCTCATTAACATGCTTTTCCACTCATTCCCACTTTTGTTCTTCACTGTATTCATTAAGAGTCCTGAAACACTTACTCactttttcctctcctgtcctACAGTTTCCATATAAGCCCTCAATCTAAGTAGAAAGCCCACCTCTATTACACTGATATAATACTAAATTAAACCCTAAACTGCCCCAAAAAGATGAACAAAAATCTCCATTTTCCCAGCCCATTTATGCAGTTTCACCCTCACTCccagcctccctctctctgtcctggcgTCTTACTTCAGCTCCTGGGCGATGGCAGCGATCTGCTCCACTCTGTCCTGGTGTGCGGCAAGGTCGCTCTCGAACGCCTCGTGCTTCCTCATCAGGGCTCTGATCTCCATCAGCGAGGCCGACTCGTAGTCCTTCTGGGACAGCAGGTCCTCCTTACCTGCAACACACACGTTTGATCTGCATTTTACTGCATGATCCTCAAAGACTACAAGCGTTTAAATTCACACAGCTCTCCCTTTAGCTCGACCTCTAATCTTTGTCTTCATTCTACCGCAATCACTGTAGGATTTTTATTATCCCTATTAATCACTACACATAGTTGTATTACTCTATATCAAGAGTTCCCAAACTTTTGATGACTTGGTGCCAATTAAGGGAGCCAGCATAAGATCGAGGGCCACACAGGAAGAGTGCACACATGAAACAAAATATCTTTTCCATCTCACTTCCCCATTAAACTGCAGAGTTGTCCACTGAAATCTTTAACTTTAGCCAACAGCACTAGCATTGATGACAGAACGTAGTTTCTGCAACATTCCTAACCTGTCAGACACTTGTTAGTGGGGCCACAGTTTGATACAGTAATTGTGCAGTGTATTAAATGTAAGCTATTGAAAGCGAAAGTAATTAAATGGAACGCGGATGATTAAAGTATAATGTATGCATTGCATTGTGACATTTATgatatagtatactatgacttttatttataacattttcaatgacataatatttacatactatactatgactttaagagatttttaatgacatactataaacatttttcatgaattttttatgACACTACTACGATTTTTTGTTGACATGCTATATACTATGACatgaccttttttatttatttattttttatgacgtactgtactatgacattttttgtgacTATTTTTTTGCATggcatactataatatatatttttttaacatttttatggcataatataattttatgtcatttttatgacaaactacactttgtgacttttttcgatatactgcctaaagtatgattttttttttatggcacactatactgacatttatttgaaatactacactgactttctTTTACTTCTTTATTCAACATACTGAAGTATGACTCTTAGGACTCTTTCTTCTACATActacactgacattttttttttttttttttttagacattctatactttgacttttttggatttattttgaaatactatgctatgacaTTGAGTTACTATATTATGacgttatgactttttttacattgtatactacaacttttttttactttttcggaaacagtatatatactacgtcttttttcacttttttcgacatgctacactgacttttttt
This window contains:
- the actn3b gene encoding alpha-actinin-3b codes for the protein MTAVETQMTYSNSYTITTEERYMTQEDDWDRDLLLDPAWEKQQRKTFTAWCNSHLRKAGTQIENIEEDFRNGLKLMLLLEVISGERLPKPDKGKMRFHKIANVNKALDFICSKGVKLVSIGAEEIVDGNGKMTLGMIWTIILRFAIQDISVEETSAKEGLLLWCQRKTAPYRNVNVQNFHISWKDGLALCALIHRHRPDLIDYSKLRKDDPIGNLNTAFEVAEKFLDIPKMLDAEDIVNTPKPDEKAIMTYVSCFYHAFAGAEQAETAANRICKVLAVNQENEKLMEEYEKLASELLEWIRRTIPWLENRTAEQTMRAMQQKLEDFRDYRRIHKPPRVQEKCQLEINFNTLQTKLRLSNRPAFMPSEGKMVSDIANAWKGLEGVEKGYEEWLLTEIRRLERLDHLAEKFKQKCSMHESWTGGKEDLLSQKDYESASLMEIRALMRKHEAFESDLAAHQDRVEQIAAIAQELNELDYHDAATVNGRCQGICDQWDNLGTLTQKRRDALERVEKLWETIDQLYLEFAKRAAPFNNWMDGAMEDLQDMFIVHSIEEIQSLITAHDQFKATLPEADKERMATMGIHNEILKIAQTYGIKLSGINPYTNLSPQDISTKWDTVKHLVPLRDQMLQEEVARQQANERLRRQFAAQANIIGPWIQTKMEEISHVSVDIAGSLEEQMNSLKQYEQNIINYKSNIDKLEGDHQLSQESLIFDNKHTNYTMEHVRVGWEQLLTTIARTINEVENQILTRDAKGISQEQLNEFRASFNHFDRKRNGMMDPDDFRACLISMGYDLGEVEFARIMTLVDPNNTGVVTFQAFIDFMTRETAETDTAEQVMASFKILASDKNYITMDELRRELPPEQAEYCISRMTRYIGSDGTTGALDYISFSSALYGESDL